Proteins encoded in a region of the Neodiprion lecontei isolate iyNeoLeco1 chromosome 5, iyNeoLeco1.1, whole genome shotgun sequence genome:
- the LOC124294508 gene encoding uncharacterized protein LOC124294508, which yields MMSSIAPSTMKQYQSSLRRWREFSKNNGVDMYQAGSIQVIQFLTKRYHEGAGYGTLCSDRSAIALISSHEIGKSELISRFLRGVCRKKPAKPRYDTTWDVAPVLNYIEKMPAMQNLSLKENTEKIATLLALVTAHRLQTLALIKTENIVISTAGITIKIPDIIKTSRPGKSQPEFFLPLFKDRPKLCAATAIIEYLEHTRDLRGALNKNLLIATKKPHYDASAQTIGHWIKNLLKRAGVNTEQFTAYSTRHAAVSAALRKGVDVGTIRRTAGWSERLQVFARFYNKPIQTETNHFVSTILQK from the coding sequence ATGATGAGCTCGATAGCTCCTTCAACAATGAAACAATATCAAAGCTCTTTACGGCGATGGAGAGAATTTAGTAAAAATAACGGAGTCGACATGTACCAGGCGGGCAGTATACAAGTAATACAATTTCTTACGAAAAGATATCACGAAGGAGCGGGTTATGGGACACTGTGTTCCGACAGATCGGCGATTGCATTAATTTCATCACACGAAATCGGCAAAAGTGAACTGATCTCCCGTTTTCTCCGAGGAGTTTGTAGGAAGAAACCCGCAAAGCCTCGCTACGACACTACATGGGATGTAGCACCAGTCCTCAACTACATCGAGAAAATGCCGGCAATGCAAAATCTTTCGCTCAAGGAAAACACAGAAAAAATCGCAACCTTGCTGGCTTTGGTTACGGCGCATAGGCTACAAACATTAGCCttaataaaaacagaaaacataGTAATAAGCACAGCGGGAATCACTATTAAGATTCCCGACATCATAAAAACATCAAGGCCAGGCAAAAGTCAACCAGAATTTTTCCTCCCCCTTTTCAAAGACAGGCCGAAACTATGTGCAGCCACCGCGATTATAGAGTATTTGGAGCATACAAGGGACTTGAGAGGAGCGCTCAACAAGAACCTGTTAATCGCCACAAAAAAGCCTCACTACGATGCATCGGCACAGACCATCGGACACTGGATCAAAAATTTACTAAAAAGGGCCGGCGTGAATACAGAACAATTCACAGCCTACAGTACACGACACGCGGCCGTTTCAGCGGCTCTACGTAAGGGCGTGGATGTAGGGACAATCAGAAGAACGGCAGGATGGTCGGAACGCTTGCAAGTTTTCGCGAGATTCTACAATAAGCCAATTCAAACTGAAACAAATCACTTTGTATCGACCAtcttacaaaaataa